DNA from Denticeps clupeoides chromosome 7, fDenClu1.1, whole genome shotgun sequence:
TCACAAAATAAGCCGTCCAATTTCTTTCTCCTTTATGCCAGGTATGGATGCAGACACCCCAGACGAGCTTCTTGCAGAGTTCAGAGAGAAGCGTCTGGGGGTATGGGGGCTGCTGCAGGTAACAGCTGGCACAGGATTGGCAGTTTATGCGGTGTGGGCAGGACTTCTTATGCCAGGGTTCCGCAGGGTTCCTCTAAAACTGCAGGTGACCTTTATTTTGAATGGCAGAAAAAATACTATCATGGTTAAATAAAGTTGGTTAATAAAACTATTCTTATCAACTTTGTGCACCAGGTGCCATACCTTCCAGCCAGCAAGGCCCAGGTGAAGAATGTCATGACTCTGTTAAAAGGCAGATCAGGCAGTGTGGCTGATCTGGGCTCTGGAGATGGCCGGATTGTGAGTTTCTTGAGCCAGCTTACATATTATGTAGTGTATTCTGatagtaggctagtgggtaacatactctcatatgaaccagaagaccacaaagtctcacgttcaaaccccacttacttacttaaccctgagtgtctccaggggacttaatgattgtaagtcgctctggataaggatatCGGCGAAATGTCATGAATGTAAATTTCTTGGCGCAGGTGCTGGAAGCTTTCAGACAAGGGTTCTCACCAGCAGTTGGTTATGAGCTCAACCCATGGCTTGTACGGCTGGCTAACTTTCATGCGTGGAGAGCAGGATACTATGGAAAGGTGTCCTATCGAAGAGAAGACCTGTGGAAAGTAAGAGTCTACTTTTGTGTCAGAAGTAGAAGTCAGACTTGTATTTTGTTGAGTTCCCCAAACAGTTATGTATTTTGGCAGGTTAACCTGTCAGACTGTAATAATGTCACAGTTTTTCTGGCCCCCAGTGTGGTAAGTGACCTGCTTAATATCCACGTCATATTTGGACATAAACTACATTAGAGTGAACTGTCTGTCCGTTGGCCAGCTTACTCTGTTGCAGGAGAAGTTATTGACGGACCTACCTAACGATGCATTGGTCGTGTCTGGTCGTTTTCCGTTCCCCGACTGGACGGCATGCGAGGTGGTGGGCGAAGGCGTGGACCGCGCCTGGGCCTATAATGTGCAGTCACTAAGACAACAGAGCAAATGGAGCATGGACACCGAGCGAATCGGCGAGGACGGCCCGTGAGGAAAGGATTTTAAAGAAAATGGTCTTAAAAAGTGCAATTTTTAAGTCTTTGTTtttagtaatttattttatgagcAAGCTACAGGTGACACAAGACATTgataaaaagtcattttgttttGCTCAACTGTACATACTTTGTATGTAAGGCCTGTTCATTCATAGAGTGGTGAATTCAGTcagatttctttcattttcactacATATAATTCCTATTTTGTTTGTTGTAGTTTTTAAGTATTTTACGCTCATATTTTGAAGTTTGTACAACTAGTGACCCACTTCTGAGGTGTCGTGAGCACCGCAACACACGGGAAGCAGCGGAGAGTTTTTTGCATGTTAATGTGTGGCTGATTcattaaaagaaatgaaaaaaaaaacaaccttgcTTTGATAATGAAGCATTATTGAAAAGAGGTTGTATTTCACCGCACGTCAGCTCTCACGACGTATTTAAACGTCTGCGGGCGGCGGGGCGTTTTCTCGCCTCGGCCGGTTCCATCCGGCCCGAGGTTAAGATTTCACTTCCGGCGAAGGAGGAAGCGGGCACCGCGAGGCATGTCAAACCACCGCCGTCCGCCAGCGAGACGCCCACCGACGAGCCCCGCACACCCGGCCCAGCCAGCGAAGCGGTCTCCACCACGACCGAGGCGTCCGTGTTGACGTGCCGTCGCCGACATCCGGGCAGCGCGCCTCCGTGCCGTGGGGCTGGTTGTTACCCCGACTCCGAGCCGTGCGGCAACACCTCGCCCCGGGAAGCAGCCCGCACCGGGCCTCGTGTGTCGGTCCGGGGCCCGGCGATGCGGAGCCGGTGCGTATTCGGCTGGTGAGAGGGCCCCGCACCTCGGGAGCAGCATGAGCCGTCGCCCCGTGTCTGAACGCAGCTGAACCGGGAGCTGGACGTGACGCGTCCCGGCCATGGTGAGTGTCCGCTGAAAGTTGCGGGGCTGGATGGTGTCGCCGCTGTTTATCGGCCAGACGGCGGTTCCTGGTTGCGTGCCGCGCCCGCCGCGGCGGGTGGTGATTGTGCGTTTTAACTCCATGACGAGCAGCCGGGGCAGGGCCCTGCAGCCCCGGTCACCTGTCCTCCATAACAGGTGCCGTGCGACGTTTTTCCGCCCGCGAACGCGCTGCCAACCCGCATTTTTGTAAACCCGTTTCGACCTCCGCAGGCCCCGCAAGCGCGTCCCGTGCCCGCCGGGCCGTGCGAGGCCTCCGCCGGGCGAGCGGGCGGATAACGGTACCGCCGAGCTTCCTCGGTTCCAGGAAGCCCTGCAGATCGGGCCACTTTTCggcggtgacgtcacgacgcGGCGAAGAATGCGCGTTGAGCAACTCGCGACTTGTCGTGACTCATTTCAAGAATTCGAGGCTCCGTGGCCCCCAAATCACATCAGCTCAATCCCGTGCAGAGTACGAAGGACCAGAGCAAAATCCCATCTCCTTCATCTGACCAGCAGCGAACGTCGCCATGTTCCCTGTTGTTCCAAGTGGAAATTCCTTCTGAATATGAATAACCCAGTTTTAGCTTATTGAATAATGAATTCTaataaaatgctttattttttttcctgtttagcCTGGTTGTCCTGAAACTGTGACAGACAAACTGTTAATGTatttgatgttgttttttttttatttcttattttctccCATTCCATGAAGGCGACCGAAGAGGCCTCGCTGCGCGCTCTCGAGAGCTTGATGACCGAGTTTTTTCACAACTGCACCACCAATGAGCGCAAAAGAGAAATCGGTGAGGCCTCAACTCAAACCCTCATACACAAACATCTGATAAGACGCTCACAAATCCTTTGGTCCAACCCTCCAGAACCTGTGGTTTCAGGCCACTGGCACAGTGCAGGTCAGGCTTTAGTATATGATGTGCTCATTTGACCATGTGCGGCATGTCATTGTAAGTACACTCCTCCATGACTGCCATCAGGTAACTGTTTCTCCAGGAAGTCCGGGTCGGGGTTTTTTTCCCTCGACTCCCGACTTTTGAGACCTTTTCCTTTGTGATGCACACAtgctctgtttatttttttctttctatcgCTCCGTATTGTGTGTAGTCAGTTAATTTTGTCAGCATAGCGTGCTTCCCTCTTTAGGTGACCTGTAGATAACAGGATTTTCTGTGGCAGTGATGGGAAGTTCGTCTGAATCGCCTTCTTTATAGCGAACCAGTTTCTATCCAGCACGTTACAAAAGCCACCGAGCCAGAGAACTTGCTTCTGGCGGCTTGACGTCCTGTTTATTCTGCATCAGAATTGCcattattggccaagtatgtgagcaaacacatacaaggaagTTGGTTTCGGGTTTATGGTGTCTCAGTATAAAACCACCATGTGCAATATAGGCtaaatttcatataaaaaaaaatacagagattacagaaataatacctcaagtgtacataaagtgcagctGCAACGTGTGTGACTGTTAagttgtttaggagggtgatggcGAGGTCAAGGAAACCTGTCCTGTGTCAGCTGGTCTGGTCCCTTGGCTGCGAGTTTCAATAAGGTTTGCCGGAGGGCAAcatgtccagggtgtgaggggttcGTGCCATTTCACTGGTCCTGGGTGGATAACAGGGGGACACGGGTTATATTTTCTGCCGTCTGTACAAGTTTG
Protein-coding regions in this window:
- the LOC114794364 gene encoding protein N-lysine methyltransferase FAM173A-like isoform X1; translated protein: MPGMDADTPDELLAEFREKRLGVWGLLQVTAGTGLAVYAVWAGLLMPGFRRVPLKLQVPYLPASKAQVKNVMTLLKGRSGSVADLGSGDGRIVLEAFRQGFSPAVGYELNPWLVRLANFHAWRAGYYGKVSYRREDLWKVNLSDCNNVTVFLAPSVLTLLQEKLLTDLPNDALVVSGRFPFPDWTACEVVGEGVDRAWAYNVQSLRQQSKWSMDTERIGEDGP
- the LOC114794364 gene encoding protein N-lysine methyltransferase FAM173A-like isoform X2 is translated as MDADTPDELLAEFREKRLGVWGLLQVTAGTGLAVYAVWAGLLMPGFRRVPLKLQVPYLPASKAQVKNVMTLLKGRSGSVADLGSGDGRIVLEAFRQGFSPAVGYELNPWLVRLANFHAWRAGYYGKVSYRREDLWKVNLSDCNNVTVFLAPSVLTLLQEKLLTDLPNDALVVSGRFPFPDWTACEVVGEGVDRAWAYNVQSLRQQSKWSMDTERIGEDGP
- the LOC114794364 gene encoding protein N-lysine methyltransferase FAM173A-like isoform X3, with the protein product MDADTPDELLAEFREKRLGVWGLLQVTAGTGLAVYAVWAGLLMPGFRRVPLKLQVPYLPASKAQVKNVMTLLKGRSGSVADLGSGDGRIVLEAFRQGFSPAVGYELNPWLVRLANFHAWRAGYYGKVSYRREDLWKLTLLQEKLLTDLPNDALVVSGRFPFPDWTACEVVGEGVDRAWAYNVQSLRQQSKWSMDTERIGEDGP